A stretch of the Teretinema zuelzerae genome encodes the following:
- a CDS encoding LacI family DNA-binding transcriptional regulator, with amino-acid sequence MAVSIRDIAKKANVSAATVSLVLNDCAGVSDATRKRIKELIAESGYVPNARARSFSVGRAGVVALITPPWQAALSDPYYTEMIRGALEAVRERDQQLILEICDRRFTEHKLWKSLFDSKKIDGMLIATPYLDQDYLPELYRLGYPALLINGERPDLPLMPCIGYDDFLCGVEATNLLLQLGHTRIAHISGPANQASAIYRVKGYRRALDNAGVSIPESYIADGNYMPLEAKAALIPLLELPAHQRPTAFFCANDTMAASVVTALQERGFRVPDDFSVIGVDDNRVAREIKPELTTFRQDIYSLSHKATNILLDAIASKDPTIQSTRLPMELVQRKSCARNR; translated from the coding sequence ATGGCTGTTTCAATACGCGACATCGCGAAAAAAGCAAACGTATCCGCCGCGACGGTATCGCTCGTGCTCAACGACTGCGCAGGAGTCTCGGACGCCACGCGCAAACGCATAAAGGAACTGATCGCGGAGTCAGGCTACGTGCCCAACGCCCGCGCGCGATCCTTCTCCGTCGGCAGGGCCGGCGTCGTCGCCCTCATCACCCCGCCCTGGCAAGCCGCCCTCTCCGACCCCTATTACACCGAAATGATCCGCGGGGCCCTGGAAGCAGTCCGCGAACGCGACCAGCAGCTCATCCTAGAAATCTGCGACCGCCGCTTCACCGAACACAAACTCTGGAAAAGCCTCTTCGACTCGAAAAAAATAGACGGCATGCTCATCGCCACGCCCTACCTCGACCAGGACTATCTTCCGGAACTCTATCGCCTGGGCTACCCCGCCCTCCTCATAAACGGCGAACGCCCCGATCTTCCCCTCATGCCCTGCATCGGCTACGACGACTTCCTCTGCGGCGTGGAGGCAACGAATTTGCTGCTCCAGCTCGGCCATACCCGCATCGCGCACATATCGGGACCGGCGAACCAGGCTTCCGCCATATACCGGGTGAAAGGGTACCGGCGGGCGCTCGACAACGCCGGCGTCTCGATTCCCGAATCCTACATCGCCGACGGAAACTACATGCCCCTGGAAGCCAAGGCGGCCCTCATCCCCCTCCTCGAACTTCCCGCCCACCAACGCCCCACCGCCTTCTTCTGCGCGAACGACACCATGGCGGCTTCGGTCGTCACGGCGCTGCAGGAAAGAGGATTCCGCGTTCCGGACGACTTCTCCGTAATCGGCGTGGACGACAACCGCGTCGCCCGCGAAATCAAGCCCGAACTCACCACCTTCCGCCAGGACATCTACAGCCTCTCGCACAAAGCCACCAACATCCTGCTGGACGCCATCGCCTCCAAGGACCCGACCATCCAATCCACCCGACTCCCCATGGAACTCGTCCAACGTAAATCCTGCGCGAGAAACAGGTAA
- a CDS encoding glycoside hydrolase family 9 protein: MGNRLQRAGLLALFIAALAAPAAAESQTIQVPPGKPGELAYIPYPVTITVDGNTSEWAGIPAYTVDTGPYVSGDTTDNGQFVWSICADMRNIYIRMEMPDKKIIAGRHGQNFWNEDSFEFYFNLSGDLDAAAYGQGIVQANINATNIGKDDPTGLSLTGVRFIEEGYDVSGYAFKTDSGWGVELAMKLDNNLAPYHGFTIGMQFQANGATAKDRDSKLIWSIYDTGDNSWKNPKLFGTGVFYKLGSADIPEPSRKNLPKIVARKNQPLDKLPKVRVNQLGYLPKAAKWAAAVIDAAEPVDWELVDSNGKIAASGKTIPLGIDLSSNDPLHRIDFSAFKKEGTGYVLKAAGAESFPFDIAADLYHGLSKDAMRYFYLNRSGIALDESLAGEWAHGPWYASDAETRPFSGKDSFGVEWPERGYVLNASRGWFDAGDYGKYVVNGGISVWTLLNIYERNPSQFPDGSLGIPEAGNKIPDILDEARFEMDFMLGMQVPEGYDQAGMAHHKLHEPVWSPMPHRPAERTDDRFAFAPSTAATLNLAASAAQMARLIKPFDDAYSARCLAAAERAWKAAKENPEFKYGRIPGNGGGNYDDFNLEDEYYWAAAELFITTGSAVYKDEIAKALGSDKILAAPIGPNGPMYWGGVSTLGHLSLALNGDAIGEAERATIGSLIINGADRYLGQIRDEGYLVPMFEYEWGSSSSVLNKMILMAYAYDATGTKEYLDGFAISMDYLLGRNALCKSFVAGYGKNPVHYPHHRFWADDPDSGYPPPPPGALSGGPNEKANDDATSFMVAKVARSKRYADDIRSFSTNEVAINWNAPLAWAASYLDEQYNPASGIKPAGKKTAFPAAGAIIGIIGALAAILLAAAAVVIKRKK, from the coding sequence ATGGGCAATCGATTGCAGAGGGCGGGACTGCTCGCGTTATTCATCGCGGCTCTCGCGGCGCCCGCGGCCGCTGAATCGCAGACTATTCAAGTTCCTCCGGGGAAACCCGGCGAACTCGCGTACATCCCCTATCCGGTTACTATAACCGTCGACGGAAACACCTCGGAGTGGGCAGGAATTCCCGCGTACACCGTCGATACAGGCCCCTACGTTTCCGGCGATACAACGGATAACGGACAGTTCGTCTGGTCCATCTGCGCCGATATGCGGAATATCTACATCCGCATGGAAATGCCGGACAAGAAAATCATTGCAGGCAGGCACGGACAGAACTTCTGGAACGAGGATTCTTTCGAATTTTACTTCAACCTCTCCGGAGATCTGGACGCCGCGGCCTACGGCCAGGGAATCGTGCAGGCGAACATCAACGCGACGAATATCGGCAAGGACGATCCGACCGGACTTTCCCTCACCGGAGTCCGCTTCATCGAGGAGGGCTACGATGTATCGGGCTACGCGTTCAAAACGGACTCGGGCTGGGGAGTGGAACTGGCAATGAAACTCGACAACAATCTCGCTCCCTACCATGGATTCACCATCGGCATGCAGTTTCAGGCGAACGGCGCGACGGCTAAAGACCGCGACTCGAAGCTGATCTGGTCGATCTACGATACGGGCGACAACTCCTGGAAAAATCCGAAGCTCTTCGGGACCGGGGTGTTTTATAAACTCGGAAGCGCCGACATTCCCGAACCCTCGCGGAAAAACCTTCCCAAAATCGTCGCGAGAAAGAACCAACCGCTGGACAAGCTCCCGAAAGTGCGGGTCAACCAGCTCGGATACCTCCCCAAGGCGGCCAAGTGGGCAGCGGCGGTCATCGACGCGGCCGAGCCGGTCGACTGGGAGCTCGTCGACTCGAACGGCAAGATCGCCGCGAGCGGCAAAACGATTCCGCTCGGAATCGACTTGAGCTCGAACGACCCCCTGCATAGAATCGACTTCTCCGCCTTCAAAAAAGAAGGAACCGGCTACGTGCTCAAGGCAGCGGGAGCGGAGAGCTTCCCCTTCGACATCGCGGCGGATCTCTATCACGGCCTTTCCAAAGACGCGATGCGCTATTTCTATCTCAACCGTTCGGGAATCGCCCTGGACGAATCCCTTGCCGGAGAGTGGGCCCACGGGCCCTGGTACGCCTCGGACGCGGAAACCAGGCCGTTCTCTGGGAAGGACTCGTTCGGAGTCGAATGGCCGGAGCGCGGCTATGTTTTGAACGCCTCCAGGGGATGGTTCGACGCGGGAGACTACGGCAAGTACGTCGTGAACGGCGGAATCTCGGTCTGGACCCTTCTCAATATCTACGAACGCAATCCGAGTCAGTTCCCCGACGGATCGCTCGGAATTCCCGAGGCGGGAAACAAGATCCCGGACATCCTCGACGAAGCCCGATTCGAGATGGACTTCATGCTCGGCATGCAGGTTCCCGAAGGCTATGATCAGGCGGGAATGGCGCACCACAAGCTCCATGAACCGGTGTGGTCGCCGATGCCGCACCGGCCGGCCGAACGGACGGACGACCGCTTCGCGTTCGCTCCCTCTACCGCGGCGACTCTCAACCTGGCCGCGAGCGCGGCGCAGATGGCCCGCCTGATTAAACCCTTCGACGACGCCTATTCCGCGCGGTGCCTCGCCGCGGCAGAACGCGCCTGGAAGGCCGCGAAGGAAAACCCCGAGTTCAAATACGGCCGCATTCCGGGAAACGGCGGCGGCAACTACGACGACTTCAATCTTGAAGACGAATACTACTGGGCGGCCGCCGAGCTGTTCATTACAACGGGAAGCGCCGTCTACAAGGACGAAATCGCGAAGGCTCTCGGAAGCGACAAGATTCTCGCCGCTCCGATCGGTCCGAACGGACCGATGTACTGGGGCGGAGTCTCGACGCTCGGACACCTCTCGCTCGCCCTCAACGGCGATGCAATCGGCGAAGCGGAACGGGCAACAATCGGTTCGTTGATTATTAACGGAGCCGATCGGTATCTCGGACAAATCAGGGACGAAGGATACCTCGTTCCAATGTTCGAATACGAATGGGGCTCGTCTTCCAGCGTGCTTAATAAAATGATTCTCATGGCCTACGCCTACGACGCGACGGGGACGAAAGAGTATCTCGACGGATTCGCGATATCGATGGATTATCTTCTGGGGCGCAACGCCCTCTGCAAGAGCTTCGTCGCCGGCTACGGCAAAAATCCCGTCCATTATCCCCATCACCGCTTCTGGGCGGACGATCCGGACTCAGGCTATCCGCCGCCCCCTCCGGGAGCGCTTTCAGGCGGTCCCAACGAAAAGGCCAACGACGACGCGACGTCCTTCATGGTCGCTAAAGTTGCACGATCCAAGCGCTACGCGGACGACATCCGATCCTTTTCGACCAACGAGGTCGCCATCAACTGGAACGCCCCGCTCGCCTGGGCCGCTTCCTATCTGGACGAACAATACAATCCGGCCTCCGGCATCAAACCTGCCGGCAAGAAAACCGCATTCCCGGCAGCCGGGGCGATCATCGGAATAATCGGAGCGCTTGCCGCGATCCTTCTCGCAGCCGCCGCCGTCGTTATAAAAAGAAAAAAATGA
- a CDS encoding SAM-dependent methyltransferase, with product MNSRFYFSTCQIGAEKALKAEVLSVHPSLRFAFSRPGFVTFKEELSDSAAESPALVLPAPVFARLWGEAVDQTRYPAALSALLARVPEGAAVHAFDRDRFVPGDEIEGYAVDEKIRSIAEVSAFLASRCKLPPSAPLAPGDRVYDLIWIDDFHVFLGRHLHSARLSPFPGNIPPLELPAHSPSRAWFKIEEALLRFNPVVQSGWQALEIGCAPGGATTALLDRGFSVIGIDPQFMAESVAARKGFRHVRKPARYAEASDLSGVNPDWIVMDMSIPPKDALGELSHVIGLLRDIHGKKLAVRRGFLTLKLNDWKYASDIPFFLKRLGQIGFENLQCVQLAHNRQEIFVYSSKFRV from the coding sequence ATGAATTCACGTTTTTATTTTTCCACCTGCCAGATCGGAGCCGAGAAGGCTTTGAAAGCAGAGGTTCTTTCAGTTCATCCTTCCCTCCGCTTCGCCTTTTCCCGGCCGGGCTTCGTTACCTTTAAGGAGGAGCTTTCCGACTCCGCGGCCGAATCTCCTGCCCTCGTCCTGCCGGCGCCGGTGTTTGCCCGGCTGTGGGGGGAAGCGGTCGATCAAACTCGCTACCCTGCCGCCCTCTCCGCCCTGCTCGCACGCGTTCCCGAAGGAGCTGCCGTGCACGCGTTCGACCGCGACCGCTTCGTTCCGGGAGACGAAATCGAGGGATACGCCGTTGACGAGAAAATCCGGTCCATTGCGGAAGTCTCAGCCTTTCTCGCGTCCCGCTGCAAGCTTCCGCCTTCGGCACCTCTTGCGCCCGGCGACCGGGTCTACGATCTGATATGGATAGACGATTTTCATGTGTTTTTGGGGCGCCACCTGCATTCGGCCCGTCTCTCGCCCTTTCCGGGAAACATTCCGCCCCTTGAATTGCCGGCCCATTCGCCTTCGCGCGCCTGGTTCAAGATCGAAGAAGCGCTTCTCCGTTTCAATCCCGTCGTACAGAGCGGATGGCAGGCCCTGGAGATAGGCTGCGCGCCCGGCGGCGCGACGACTGCTCTTCTGGACCGCGGTTTCAGCGTAATCGGGATAGATCCCCAGTTCATGGCGGAATCGGTCGCGGCGCGCAAGGGCTTCCGCCACGTCCGTAAACCCGCGCGCTACGCCGAGGCTTCGGATCTTTCCGGCGTTAATCCCGACTGGATCGTGATGGACATGAGCATTCCCCCGAAGGACGCGCTCGGCGAGCTTTCCCACGTGATCGGCCTGCTCCGCGATATTCACGGAAAAAAACTCGCCGTCCGCCGCGGATTTTTGACCCTGAAGCTGAACGACTGGAAATACGCTTCCGATATCCCGTTCTTTCTCAAGCGCCTCGGCCAGATCGGCTTCGAAAATCTGCAGTGCGTCCAGCTGGCCCACAACCGCCAGGAAATTTTCGTGTACTCGTCTAAATTCAGGGTATAA
- a CDS encoding alpha/beta hydrolase — MKTLDALLKIGSSKKIGSSAIPECLPFSIDPPGATEAVLLLHGFTGNPAELRAIGNALADAGYAVHAPRYPGHGSNRADFLGTKAADWVRRAFDARMELGAKYKTVHVAGHSMGGVIASVVASAFETPRLILLAPAFVLGIKGTKLTPFIAPFKKVGIQNRPPSPADKDHPVRSVLHREYWMDDMIGPSAELLELSKKAKKNLERIESKVLAILGSNDATVPLPVQDVLKDKLISAASLDIKVIEGAGHLFPFDESAAETASIAVKWLKS; from the coding sequence ATGAAAACACTCGACGCGCTTCTCAAAATCGGTTCTTCAAAAAAAATCGGATCCTCCGCGATACCGGAGTGTCTCCCCTTCTCCATCGATCCGCCGGGAGCGACCGAAGCAGTCCTCCTCCTCCACGGCTTCACCGGAAACCCCGCAGAGCTGCGGGCGATCGGAAACGCCCTCGCGGACGCCGGATACGCTGTACACGCGCCCCGGTATCCGGGCCACGGCTCGAACCGCGCGGACTTCCTCGGGACCAAGGCCGCCGACTGGGTGCGCCGCGCCTTCGACGCCAGAATGGAACTCGGAGCGAAGTATAAAACGGTGCATGTCGCGGGCCACTCGATGGGCGGGGTCATCGCCTCGGTCGTCGCCTCCGCCTTTGAAACGCCGCGGCTCATCCTGTTGGCGCCGGCCTTCGTGCTCGGCATCAAGGGAACGAAACTCACCCCATTCATCGCGCCCTTTAAAAAGGTGGGAATTCAAAACCGCCCGCCGTCGCCTGCGGACAAGGATCATCCCGTCCGCTCGGTTCTCCACCGCGAATACTGGATGGACGACATGATCGGCCCGAGCGCGGAACTTCTGGAACTGTCGAAAAAAGCGAAAAAAAATCTTGAACGCATCGAATCGAAGGTGCTCGCTATTCTCGGCTCGAACGACGCGACGGTGCCCCTGCCCGTACAGGACGTGCTCAAGGATAAGCTGATTTCAGCCGCATCGCTCGACATCAAAGTGATCGAAGGAGCCGGCCACCTCTTCCCCTTCGACGAAAGCGCCGCCGAAACGGCTTCCATCGCGGTCAAGTGGCTAAAGAGCTGA
- a CDS encoding tRNA dihydrouridine synthase, whose translation MTLYLAPLHGVTNKTVRNEWFSHFTGFDRAIAPFIPAAAASRPEAKHFRDIAPDAQSGVPVEPQILAGSRDALLECAARIVELGYDEINLNMGCPYSMVAKKGRGSGLLADPSAVRSILDVLCSAGTFKLSVKIRLGLEDKRDMRALFPVLNDYPLSRVIVHPRVGKQMYRGTVDLDGFAEALELCAHETVYNGDIFDYERFLSLRSRFPSIDSWMIGRGALMDPFLPEQIKTGSRPKDELAKLRAYHEGLYARYRRDLYGPGHLLDKMKEIWSYLGHSFGYSGAPRGGAAPPGILKAKTPEAYLAAVEALFAGTKIDP comes from the coding sequence ATGACATTGTATTTAGCTCCCCTTCACGGGGTTACGAACAAAACCGTGCGGAACGAATGGTTTTCGCATTTTACGGGTTTCGACCGGGCGATCGCGCCCTTTATTCCGGCCGCCGCGGCTTCGCGCCCGGAGGCGAAGCATTTCCGGGACATCGCGCCGGACGCCCAGTCCGGCGTTCCAGTCGAGCCACAGATACTCGCCGGCTCCCGGGACGCCCTCCTTGAATGCGCCGCGCGCATCGTCGAGCTCGGCTACGACGAGATCAACCTCAACATGGGCTGCCCCTACTCGATGGTCGCCAAGAAGGGCAGGGGTTCGGGTTTGCTTGCCGATCCCTCCGCTGTTCGTTCAATCCTGGACGTGCTGTGTTCCGCAGGGACGTTCAAGCTTTCGGTGAAAATCAGGCTCGGACTCGAGGACAAGCGCGACATGAGAGCCCTCTTTCCGGTGCTGAACGACTACCCGCTTTCCCGCGTCATCGTTCATCCGCGGGTCGGTAAGCAGATGTACCGCGGAACGGTGGACCTCGACGGCTTCGCGGAGGCTCTGGAGCTGTGCGCGCACGAAACCGTCTACAACGGCGACATTTTCGACTACGAACGATTTCTGTCTCTCCGCTCTCGTTTTCCTTCAATAGATTCGTGGATGATCGGACGCGGGGCGCTCATGGATCCATTTTTACCCGAGCAGATAAAAACGGGCTCCCGCCCGAAGGACGAGCTCGCCAAGCTCCGCGCCTATCACGAAGGGCTCTACGCCAGGTATCGGCGCGATCTCTACGGCCCGGGACACCTCTTGGACAAAATGAAGGAAATCTGGAGCTATCTGGGCCACTCCTTCGGCTATTCGGGAGCGCCCCGCGGAGGCGCGGCTCCTCCGGGAATCCTCAAGGCGAAAACGCCCGAGGCCTACCTTGCCGCGGTGGAAGCCCTGTTCGCCGGAACGAAGATCGACCCCTGA
- a CDS encoding ParB/RepB/Spo0J family partition protein: MSMTIEQNIQDFLRGEGNNSGLADGLLIEERIYHGPLILNADRLERCTGPEPHMRYRTDAENFERRVAGIMDRVRNGGNLFPLLVNYERGRFTINDGNHRLEAYARMGIQKIEAIVWITASDEASRSAWEAETAAFL; encoded by the coding sequence ATGAGTATGACGATAGAACAAAACATTCAGGATTTTCTGCGCGGAGAGGGAAACAACTCAGGTCTCGCGGACGGGTTGTTGATCGAAGAACGGATCTATCACGGACCGCTCATCCTGAACGCCGATCGGCTGGAGCGATGCACGGGGCCGGAGCCGCACATGCGGTATCGGACGGACGCGGAAAACTTTGAAAGGCGGGTCGCGGGAATCATGGACCGCGTGCGGAACGGGGGGAACCTCTTTCCGCTTTTGGTCAATTACGAGCGCGGCCGCTTCACGATCAACGACGGGAATCACCGGCTCGAGGCCTATGCGCGGATGGGAATACAAAAAATCGAGGCGATAGTCTGGATCACCGCCTCGGACGAAGCCTCCCGTTCCGCCTGGGAAGCGGAGACCGCAGCCTTTCTGTGA
- a CDS encoding Crp/Fnr family transcriptional regulator: protein MTDGEILELAASLYGEAVPGKELLRCGTPKTHRAGRVLACQGDEATEAHLVLAGRFFCRKYRTDDSLIPLPALERGAWCGAAECADGGAYLYEAIAAEESVTLCFARPNFALLRRRCPLFDSVALIPSLSQELRRLHSRLADSSPLDRLVSYLLAQRRSIGGVEKQRVSITQAELGAAIGCTRETVNKYLGLLAGRGLIELERSSVVVPSWEKLADYQ from the coding sequence ATGACGGACGGCGAAATTCTGGAGCTCGCTGCTTCGCTGTACGGCGAAGCGGTGCCGGGAAAAGAACTCCTGCGCTGCGGAACGCCCAAGACGCACCGGGCGGGGCGCGTGCTCGCCTGCCAGGGCGACGAGGCGACTGAAGCCCACCTTGTGCTCGCCGGCAGGTTCTTCTGCCGGAAATACCGCACGGACGACAGCCTCATCCCCCTGCCGGCGCTCGAGCGGGGCGCCTGGTGCGGAGCCGCGGAATGCGCGGACGGAGGAGCCTACCTCTACGAAGCGATCGCGGCGGAGGAAAGCGTGACGCTCTGTTTCGCGCGGCCCAACTTCGCCCTCTTGCGGCGGAGATGCCCGCTCTTTGATTCTGTCGCGTTGATTCCGTCCCTTTCGCAGGAGCTCAGGCGCCTGCATTCCCGCCTCGCGGACTCAAGCCCTCTCGACCGCCTTGTGAGCTACCTGTTAGCCCAGCGGCGGAGCATCGGAGGCGTGGAAAAGCAGCGGGTTTCGATTACGCAGGCGGAGCTCGGGGCTGCTATCGGCTGCACCCGGGAGACGGTAAACAAGTACCTGGGGCTGCTCGCCGGGCGGGGACTGATCGAACTGGAGCGGAGCTCCGTCGTCGTGCCGAGCTGGGAAAAACTGGCGGATTACCAGTAG
- the typA gene encoding translational GTPase TypA, producing MKNADASNPAIRNIAIIAHVDHGKTTLVDAMFSQSGTFRAGQDVPERLMDSMDLERERGITIAAKNCSVVWKDVKINILDTPGHADFGGEVERALSMVDGVVLLVDASEGPLPQTRFVLGKALGLGRSVIVVVNKIDRPDARTAAVLSDVYDLFIDLGANDEQLDFPLLYAVGKRGIARPTLEGDYETGDLSALFDMILEKIPAPSFSSAEPFQMLVSDLSYSDFFGRQAIGKVINGKAHARDALACIGEGDVRKNLSVTKLQTYDGVKLVETETAESGDIIVLSGIENVKIGDTVCTRDAPKALPRIVIDEPTVSMRFSVNTSPIAGTEGKNPTSTQLLERLKKETLKNVSLLVDEENIGGGFLVRGRGEFQLVILIETLRREGYELGVTRPEVIFKYVDGKKMEPIEHVYIDCAEVYAGNVTMKLAGHKGRMLSYLSQQGGRVHLEFSVPSRALIGYRDQFLTDTKGTGIMNAIVTGFEEYRGDFDEFSNGFLVSDHNGASVTYGLFHLEPHGQLFIVAGEPIYEGMVIGQHNLQFDLVVNPAKEKKLSNMRSTTKDEALTLTPIQPMTLERAILLLHEDEMVEVTPKSVRVRKIVLSEVERRKIARTK from the coding sequence TTGAAGAACGCAGACGCATCGAACCCCGCAATCCGCAACATCGCCATCATCGCACATGTCGATCACGGCAAAACAACTCTGGTGGACGCCATGTTCAGCCAGTCGGGCACCTTCCGCGCAGGCCAGGACGTGCCTGAGCGGCTCATGGACAGCATGGATCTTGAACGCGAGCGCGGCATCACGATAGCGGCGAAAAACTGCTCCGTAGTATGGAAAGACGTGAAAATCAACATCCTCGACACCCCCGGCCACGCCGACTTCGGCGGCGAAGTGGAACGCGCGCTTTCCATGGTCGACGGCGTCGTCCTCCTCGTCGACGCTTCCGAAGGCCCCCTCCCGCAAACTCGCTTCGTGCTCGGCAAAGCCCTCGGCCTCGGCCGCTCGGTCATCGTGGTCGTCAACAAGATCGACCGCCCCGACGCGCGCACCGCCGCTGTCTTGAGCGACGTCTACGATCTCTTTATCGATCTCGGCGCGAACGACGAACAGCTCGATTTTCCCCTCTTGTACGCCGTCGGCAAACGGGGCATCGCCCGGCCGACCCTGGAAGGCGATTACGAAACCGGCGACCTTTCGGCCCTCTTCGACATGATACTCGAGAAAATCCCCGCTCCTTCCTTCAGCAGCGCCGAACCCTTCCAGATGCTCGTCTCCGATCTTTCCTATTCCGACTTTTTCGGCCGCCAGGCCATCGGCAAGGTGATCAACGGAAAAGCCCACGCCCGCGACGCTCTCGCCTGCATCGGCGAAGGGGACGTCAGAAAGAACCTCAGCGTAACCAAATTGCAAACTTACGACGGCGTCAAGCTTGTCGAAACCGAAACGGCCGAAAGCGGCGACATCATCGTGCTTTCCGGGATCGAAAACGTTAAAATAGGAGACACCGTGTGCACGCGCGACGCGCCCAAGGCCCTGCCGCGCATCGTCATAGACGAGCCGACCGTGTCCATGCGCTTCTCGGTGAACACCTCTCCCATAGCAGGAACCGAAGGCAAGAACCCCACCTCAACCCAGCTGCTCGAACGCCTGAAAAAGGAAACGCTTAAAAACGTCTCCCTCCTGGTAGACGAAGAAAACATCGGCGGCGGCTTTCTCGTCCGCGGCCGCGGCGAATTCCAGCTGGTCATCCTCATCGAAACGCTCCGGCGCGAAGGCTACGAACTCGGCGTAACGCGGCCCGAGGTGATCTTTAAATACGTAGACGGGAAAAAAATGGAGCCGATCGAACATGTGTACATCGATTGCGCGGAAGTGTACGCGGGCAACGTCACCATGAAGCTCGCAGGCCACAAGGGCCGCATGCTCTCCTACCTCAGCCAGCAGGGCGGCCGCGTCCACCTTGAATTCTCGGTTCCCTCGCGCGCCCTCATCGGCTACCGCGACCAGTTCCTCACCGACACCAAGGGAACCGGAATCATGAACGCGATCGTCACCGGATTCGAAGAATACCGCGGCGACTTCGACGAGTTCTCCAACGGCTTCCTCGTTTCCGACCACAACGGCGCGAGCGTCACCTACGGACTCTTCCACCTCGAACCCCACGGCCAGCTCTTCATCGTAGCCGGCGAACCCATATACGAAGGCATGGTCATCGGCCAGCACAATCTGCAATTCGACCTGGTGGTCAATCCCGCAAAGGAAAAAAAGCTCTCCAACATGCGCTCCACCACCAAGGACGAAGCCCTGACCCTCACGCCCATCCAGCCGATGACCCTCGAGCGCGCGATTCTCCTCCTCCACGAGGACGAAATGGTCGAAGTCACTCCCAAATCGGTGCGCGTGCGAAAAATCGTGTTGAGCGAAGTCGAACGCCGCAAAATCGCCCGCACCAAATAA